The following nucleotide sequence is from Raphanus sativus cultivar WK10039 unplaced genomic scaffold, ASM80110v3 Scaffold4222, whole genome shotgun sequence.
cGAATCTTCTGAATCTTCATCAAACTCCCCAACCTCAGCTTCTGGCTCCGAATGTACAACAGCATCAAGTCCAAACTCAGTAAAATTCTCAACGAATTCAACATCTGCCAAATCTTCAACTGCCTGGGCGTTGCTGGTAGACTCTGGTTGCAatggttcatcatcatcagaactTCCATTCAATCGTCCTCTTGGGTTGATTTGCGTTACTGTGACCCATGGATCGTCTCTGTACGTCACCCGAGGGTAACTGATGTAGCACACCTATACATAtcaattttacaagtattagtagaatatataacattaattaatgatattggtaaaaaattatgaatatattgaCATACCTGATCAGCTTGCGAACCAAGAATGAAGGGATCATAATATTGAAGTTTCCGCCGCGAATGAACCGATATAACACCAAACGCATCAATCTTCACTCCTCTATCTGGGGTGGTGTCATACCAATCACAATAGAATACTACACAACGCAATCCAACCATTCCAGGAAATTGGATttctaatatttcttttatgttgCCGTAGTAGACATCGTCACcggaagaagatgaaacacCAGCATCATATGTTGTCTTAGAATGACCTTTCtttgtgaatgcatatcctcgCGTACAGAattttggatatgatttgaCCACATAGTTTGGTCCCTGCACAAATTCGCGTATCCAATCATCGAACACAAAacctctggccaaaccatcattcacctataaattaaaaacatatatgagtgaaaagttaatttgtttatattaaaattaaactactCATTTGTTTATATGACTCACATAACTACGAAGCCACACAGCAAATCCATTATCTCTAAGTTGTTGAAGCTCAAGTTCTGTTGCATGCCTGTGAGTCATACGCAACTCCGCCATATATAcactatatacaaaaatattatatcaatatgaaataaatttattgaatattaaaaaaaaacaatgtaaatgaataaatatttttacctctcatattgtagaacatcttcacagttggtgagcaaatatgtttgcaaatgagcGTGCTCAGTGTCCGTAAGTCTCCGCTTCGTGAATGTTCCACTAAGTCGTCCTATTTCCTTGAACATGCTTGGGACAGTAACATGATATGTTGCTCTCTCTCCTCTGTCATTGTGCCGAGAAGGTCTTCGATGTTTTGTATGCACTTCTGGTGGAAAATAATTTTCAGCAAAGATTGcagtttcttcattgatcacctGTGCCACTATAGATCCTTCCACCCGGCTTAAATTTTTGACCATTTTCTTCAGATGATGCATATAACGCTCAAAAATATACATCCATCTgtactgcacaggaccaccaagttccaattctcttgcgaGATGAATAACAAGATGTTCCATAACATCAaagaatgatggaggaaatatcttctcgagGTTGCACATGCTGACTGGTGCGTTTGTCTTCAAATTATTAATACCCTCTTCAGTCACTACTCTGCTgcataaatcgcggaagaaaACACTTATCCCTACATAGATAAAAGACATAATTTTCATAAGTATTAGTTTATATAAGcataattgttaaatataaaaataaattaaattgtaaaaatataagataCCTGCAATTGCTTCATGAACATTACGTGGCAATAATGCTGAAAAAGCAAACGGAAGGAGGCGCTGCATAAttacatgacaatcatgactcttcaagCCAGTAAACTTTCCTTCGCTTCTATCAACGCAATTCCCCAAATTTGATGCATATCCGTCAGGAAATTTCACTTTATCtgtaatccaatcaaagaactcTTCTTTTCTAGCACCATCTAGACGATAAATGGGAAAAGGGGCCGTACCATTCTCATCCACATGAAGTTCAGGACGATCACAaatatcgactaaatccaacCTTGACTTCAAGTTATCCTTCGTTTTACCTTGGATGTTAAAGACTGTGTTCATCAGATTGTCgaagaagttcttctcaatatgcatgacatctaaattatgccgcAATAGATGACTTTCCcaatatggcagatcccagaaaatactctttttgtgccagttatgtagctcTCCAACCGCACTGACTCGAATGTTTTCATGTCCACCTACATCTGGCGTCCTTTCTGcatcaaaatacctaaactgcTTCAACAAATCTTCCCCACTAACTTCCACAGGTGGACCATCAAACACctgcttgttcttcgtaaaTGCATTCCTACTCCTGCggtatggatgatcaggtggtagaaatcgcctgtgacagtcaaaccaacacgttttccttccgttCTTTAGTTGGAAAGCAGCTGTGtcatcttgacaatatggacatgatagtctcccatgtgttgtccatccagataacataccatatgctggaaagtcacttattgtccacataagtactgcccgcatATGAAAGTTTTCTTTGCACGAAACATCGTATGTCTCAAAACCATGcgcccatagttgttgcaactcatatatcagtggttgaagaaacacatctagTGATCTTTTAGGATGCTCTGGCCCGGGGACGAGAATTGAGaggaacaaaaactctcgtcgcatgcACAAGCTCGGCGGTAGGTTGTACGGTGTCACAATAACTGGCCAAAGAGAATACTGTCTTCCATGCTTTCCaaatgggctgaaaccatcagtagaTAATCCAAGataaacatttcttctctcttctgcaAATTCTTGATATATTGActggaaatgtttccaagccttcgcatctgaaggatgtctaatctcaccatttgtggaatgctctgcatgccatctcattgctTTTGCTGTGCGCTCACACTGATACAACCTCTTCAATCTTTCCGTCAATGGCAAATACCACATTCTTTTGAACGGGATCGGAACTCTTCCCCTCGTCTCCTGGAAACGAGgtttcccacaaaatttgcattcaTTCCGTGTCTCATCCGCtctccagtagatcatgcagttgtcaaTACATACATCTATCACTTCGTACGGTAGTTGAAGACCGGCAACCAGTTTCTGAACTTCGTAGTATGAACCCGGTGcaacattatcctcaggtagaatgcCTTTGACAAAATCAGTAATCGCATCCATACATTCTTCAGCCAAATTATAGTCTGTCTTAATACCCATTAATCTAGTTGCAGATGATAaggctgaatgaccatctctacaATTTTGATACAAAGGTTGTTTTCCTGCATCCAACATGTCAAAAAATCTCCTAGATTCGGGATTTGGTTCTTCCCCTCTATAATGATCATgtaccatctgctcagtacctacaccataatctataTCCGTTCTAGATTCTTCTAACCTAATATCCGGCTGAAATTCACTAAtaggctgaggttcgctagtactaccatatTCATAACCAGTTTCCCCATGAAGATACCAAACTTTATAATTACGTGAAAACCCTTTCATATACAAATGAGTCCAAACATTAAATTCTTCtataactttattattattgCAACTAGAGCAGGGACATCTTAACATACCATTTTTTGCATCTGGTTGTTGTTGAACAAGCCTCATGAATTCTTTAATCCCTTGAAcgtattcttccgtaagcaatttggtgttgggatccaaatgaggttTATCCATCCATGAACGATAATAACCTCCTGAAGACATGATTTTTACGGAATTGTTATGATCAAAGAGAATGAAGAGAGAATGAGGAGTGAAGAGTTGAAATGAGGAGGGGTTGAATTTATAGAAAATTGGTTACGGCTTTCCGACGACtttctgacggaattccgacggacaTAAAGTAGtgcgtcggaattccgtcggtattTACAAATTTCAAACGGCTATAAAACGGTCATATGGATTTGTCGGCAACGGTCACATAGTCCGTCAGAAattcgtcggtattttctgacggaataccgacgacCGCAACGGTTATATTTGTTGATCGAAATATCGTCGGATAgtcgtcggtatataccgacgaaCAACAGTTCGTCAGaattccgtcggtatattccgacggaaTACCGACGACCGCAACGGATATATTTGTTGATCGGAATATCGTCGGATAgtcgtcggtatataccgacgaaCCCTGGTTCGTCAGAAttccgtcggaatataccgacgaaaTTCCGACGACCTCATATTTTTGGCTTTCGTCGGAAATTGGTCGGAAAATCGTCAAATTTGTCCGACGACATTTTGGTCCGTCGGAACC
It contains:
- the LOC130507251 gene encoding uncharacterized protein LOC130507251; translation: MVGLRCVVFYCDWYDTTPDRGVKIDAFGVISVHSRRKLQYYDPFILGSQADQVCYISYPRVTYRDDPWVTVTQINPRGRLNGSSDDDEPLQPESTSNAQAVEDLADVEFVENFTEFGLDAVVHSEPEAEVGEFDEDSEDSD
- the LOC130507250 gene encoding uncharacterized protein LOC130507250, which codes for MSSGGYYRSWMDKPHLDPNTKLLTEEYVQGIKEFMRLVQQQPDAKNGMLRCPCSSCNNNKVIEEFNVWTHLYMKGFSRNYKVWYLHGETGYEYGSTSEPQPISEFQPDIRLEESRTDIDYGVGTEQMVHDHYRGEEPNPESRRFFDMLDAGKQPLYQNCRDGHSALSSATRLMGIKTDYNLAEECMDAITDFVKGILPEDNVAPGSYYEVQKLVAGLQLPYEVIDVCIDNCMIYWRADETRNECKFCGKPRFQETRGRVPIPFKRMWYLPLTERLKRLYQCERTAKAMRWHAEHSTNGEIRHPSDAKAWKHFQSIYQEFAEERRNVYLGLSTDGFSPFGKHGRQYSLWPVIVTPYNLPPSLCMRREFLFLSILVPGPEHPKRSLDVFLQPLIYELQQLWAHGFETYDVSCKENFHMRAVLMWTISDFPAYGMLSGWTTHGRLSCPYCQDDTAAFQLKNGRKTCWFDCHRRFLPPDHPYRRSRNAFTKNKQVFDGPPVEVSGEDLLKQFRYFDAERTPDVGGHENIRVSAVGELHNWHKKSIFWDLPYWESHLLRHNLDVMHIEKNFFDNLMNTVFNIQGKTKDNLKSRLDLVDICDRPELHVDENGTAPFPIYRLDGARKEEFFDWITDKVKFPDGYASNLGNCVDRSEGKFTGLKSHDCHVIMQRLLPFAFSALLPRNVHEAIAGISVFFRDLCSRVVTEEGINNLKTNAPVSMCNLEKIFPPSFFDVMEHLVIHLARELELGGPVQYRWMYIFERYMHHLKKMVKNLSRVEGSIVAQVINEETAIFAENYFPPEVHTKHRRPSRHNDRGERATYHVTVPSMFKEIGRLSGTFTKRRLTDTEHAHLQTYLLTNCEDVLQYESVYMAELRMTHRHATELELQQLRDNGFAVWLRSYVSHINK